A genome region from Arachidicoccus soli includes the following:
- a CDS encoding vWA domain-containing protein, whose amino-acid sequence MKGFEFSQFIPDEEKSKFEQLLDIFMQLLPYTNGDAQEALQWMNELDKQFQLTDDNYGMGDFIQDLKDNGYLKEHSVSGEYSISSKTEQSIRQRSLEEIFNKLKKSKKGEHTTKKSGLGDEISPDIRNYQFGDKLEQIDFTESIRAAQINHGVENFSLYENDLQIQETEFKAQTSTVLMIDISHSMILYGEDRITPAKKVAMALSELITTKYPKDTLDIVVFGNDAWTVEIKDLPYLQVGPFHTNTVAGLELAMDILRRKKNANKKIFMITDGKPTCLKVGGKYYKNAFGLDRRITNRCINLAAQCKKLKIDITTFMIASDPYLQQFVTEFTETNNGKAYFATLDNLGSFIFKDFESGKRRNVY is encoded by the coding sequence ATGAAAGGCTTTGAATTTTCTCAATTTATCCCGGATGAAGAAAAGAGCAAATTTGAACAATTGCTAGATATCTTCATGCAACTATTACCTTATACGAATGGCGATGCACAAGAAGCATTGCAATGGATGAATGAGTTAGACAAACAATTTCAATTGACTGATGATAATTATGGGATGGGTGATTTTATTCAAGATTTAAAGGACAATGGTTATTTGAAAGAGCATTCTGTTTCAGGCGAATATTCCATTTCTTCCAAGACAGAACAAAGTATTCGGCAACGGAGTTTAGAGGAAATTTTTAACAAATTAAAAAAATCTAAAAAAGGAGAGCATACCACAAAAAAATCCGGATTAGGTGACGAAATCAGCCCGGATATTCGCAATTATCAGTTCGGAGATAAACTGGAACAAATAGACTTTACCGAAAGCATCCGTGCTGCACAAATCAATCATGGTGTAGAAAATTTTTCTTTATATGAAAATGATTTACAAATCCAAGAAACTGAGTTTAAAGCACAGACTTCTACCGTATTAATGATTGACATTTCGCACTCCATGATTTTGTATGGCGAAGACCGCATCACGCCTGCCAAAAAAGTAGCCATGGCACTGAGCGAATTGATTACGACGAAATACCCTAAAGACACTTTGGATATTGTAGTTTTCGGTAATGATGCCTGGACAGTAGAAATAAAAGATTTACCCTATTTGCAAGTAGGTCCTTTTCACACCAATACGGTCGCAGGGTTAGAGCTTGCAATGGATATTTTACGACGCAAGAAAAACGCCAATAAAAAAATATTTATGATTACAGATGGCAAGCCTACCTGTTTGAAAGTCGGAGGAAAATATTACAAAAATGCATTCGGTCTCGATAGAAGAATTACCAACCGCTGCATAAACTTAGCGGCACAATGTAAAAAATTGAAAATTGATATTACTACTTTTATGATTGCTTCAGACCCCTATCTGCAGCAGTTTGTGACTGAATTTACCGAAACCAATAATGGTAAGGCTTATTTTGCAACTTTAGATAATTTAGGCTCTTTTATTTTCAAAGATTTTGAAAGCGGTAAAAGAAGAAATGTGTATTAA
- a CDS encoding ABC transporter permease, whose amino-acid sequence MFSFLIKRITYGIFVLAGVVIVVFFLFQGFGDPARLVLGQTGDSATIQNVRKELALDQPKWKQFLFYLNDVSPISINTEKDIQEKQLKGFFIGGKEKIGLKIPYLRRSYQSKRPVITILMKALPGTIILSFSAMLLAILLGIPLGVLSAVKQNTWMDSSAVFTSVLGISAPSFFIGIVIAYIFGFVLHKYTGLYMTGSLYEYDPVSGKHLALQNLILPAITLGIRPLAIITQLTRSAMLDVLNKDYIRTAYAKGLSKKAVVWKHALPNALNPVATAVTGWFAELLAGTFFIEYIFNWKGIGKVTVDALENLDFPVVMGSVLVTASFFVIVNILADVLYTVIDPRVKLTN is encoded by the coding sequence ATGTTTTCATTCTTAATAAAGAGAATCACTTACGGCATCTTTGTTTTAGCAGGTGTGGTGATAGTGGTATTCTTTTTATTTCAAGGATTTGGCGATCCGGCACGTCTAGTGCTGGGACAAACAGGCGATAGTGCAACCATACAAAATGTACGCAAGGAGCTCGCGCTCGATCAACCCAAATGGAAACAATTTCTATTCTATTTAAATGATGTTTCGCCCATCAGTATCAATACGGAAAAGGACATTCAAGAAAAACAATTAAAGGGCTTTTTTATAGGAGGTAAAGAAAAAATCGGGCTCAAAATCCCCTACCTCCGTCGCTCTTATCAAAGTAAGAGACCGGTCATAACAATATTAATGAAAGCCTTGCCCGGCACCATTATTCTTTCTTTCTCTGCAATGCTATTAGCCATATTATTGGGTATTCCATTGGGCGTTTTATCCGCTGTAAAACAAAATACGTGGATGGATAGTTCGGCTGTTTTCACAAGCGTTTTGGGCATCTCCGCCCCTTCATTTTTTATTGGAATAGTGATTGCTTATATTTTTGGATTCGTCTTACATAAATATACCGGTCTTTATATGACGGGCAGCTTATACGAATATGACCCTGTTTCAGGCAAACATTTAGCCTTACAAAACCTGATTTTACCGGCCATTACGTTGGGCATTCGGCCATTGGCTATCATTACACAGCTCACACGTAGTGCAATGCTCGATGTGTTAAATAAAGATTACATACGCACGGCTTATGCAAAAGGGCTAAGTAAAAAAGCGGTAGTATGGAAACATGCTTTACCAAATGCATTAAACCCTGTAGCGACTGCAGTTACAGGTTGGTTTGCTGAATTATTGGCCGGGACTTTTTTTATAGAATATATTTTCAACTGGAAAGGCATCGGGAAGGTTACCGTTGACGCACTGGAAAATTTAGATTTTCCAGTGGTCATGGGTAGTGTGTTGGTTACGGCTTCCTTCTTTGTTATTGTAAATATTCTAGCGGATGTTTTGTACACCGTAATTGATCCACGAGTAAAGTTGACTAATTGA
- a CDS encoding PepSY domain-containing protein, producing MKLINMKKKIYKWHRTLSIIIAFPVLIWAMSGFLHPIMTDIRPQIATQQTPALSIDSSMMKVPLNKALKENDILSFFNFRIVSMDDTLYYQVKKTAAAAPEYLSAFTGKLLTNGDKLYAIYLAEHFLTNGKTKVSIASVDTVNDFTTGYNVINKLLPVYRVIFNRADGIRIYVDTQQSRFSYASDKRRAWLNSAFIFLHTWSWMDNFSLLKVIIITALMLMTMFTACFGLYIFFTTKSKNVLGNKVVKRRRIHRYTAVFAALFTLLFTFSGCVHILSSLAKDDRGKTILSQRISTDNAGFDIARVQTLIHHPLCDLSFVQMNQQLYLRVNASGEGMDKDLMMRMSVTVPKIYFIHLSDYRILPDGDKLYAIYLANNYLHKNINSSETVIVSKFGYDYDFSDKVLPVWQVVLNHDNSNTVFVETATGKLRKESSRIEKFDAFCFAFFHKHEFMAWGGKNLKDFSTMFWVFAQIVMIIFGLIIYFKRTKKKT from the coding sequence ATGAAGCTGATAAACATGAAAAAAAAGATTTATAAATGGCATAGAACACTAAGTATTATTATTGCATTTCCTGTATTGATTTGGGCTATGAGTGGCTTCTTGCACCCCATAATGACTGACATTCGCCCTCAAATTGCTACGCAACAGACACCTGCATTATCAATAGATTCTTCGATGATGAAAGTGCCGTTGAATAAGGCTTTGAAAGAGAATGATATTTTATCTTTCTTTAATTTTCGTATCGTGAGTATGGACGATACATTATATTATCAAGTTAAAAAAACAGCTGCGGCTGCACCTGAATATCTGTCTGCCTTTACAGGCAAATTATTAACCAACGGCGATAAACTGTATGCCATTTATTTGGCAGAGCATTTCCTTACTAATGGAAAAACAAAGGTTTCTATAGCATCGGTAGATACCGTTAATGACTTTACCACCGGATATAATGTTATCAATAAATTGCTGCCAGTTTATCGCGTGATATTTAATCGGGCAGATGGTATCCGAATATATGTGGATACCCAACAAAGCAGATTCTCATATGCATCGGATAAGAGAAGAGCGTGGCTCAATAGTGCTTTTATTTTTCTGCACACTTGGTCTTGGATGGATAATTTTTCGTTGTTGAAAGTGATTATAATCACTGCATTAATGTTGATGACAATGTTCACCGCTTGCTTTGGGTTATACATATTCTTCACCACTAAATCGAAAAATGTTCTTGGTAATAAAGTTGTGAAACGAAGGCGTATTCATCGTTACACTGCTGTGTTTGCAGCGTTGTTTACATTGCTTTTCACCTTTAGTGGTTGTGTTCATATATTAAGCTCTCTCGCGAAAGATGATAGAGGAAAGACAATTCTGTCTCAAAGAATATCTACTGACAATGCGGGTTTTGATATTGCAAGAGTGCAAACATTAATTCATCATCCATTATGCGATTTGTCCTTTGTGCAGATGAATCAGCAATTGTATTTACGGGTAAATGCTTCAGGAGAAGGTATGGATAAAGATTTGATGATGCGGATGTCCGTTACGGTGCCAAAAATTTATTTCATTCATCTTTCTGATTATAGAATTTTACCTGACGGCGATAAATTGTATGCCATTTATTTGGCTAATAATTATTTGCATAAGAATATAAATTCTTCTGAAACTGTTATTGTCAGTAAGTTTGGTTACGATTATGATTTCTCAGATAAGGTATTGCCTGTTTGGCAAGTTGTTTTAAATCACGACAATAGCAATACCGTTTTTGTAGAAACGGCTACAGGTAAGCTTAGAAAAGAGTCGAGCCGTATAGAGAAGTTTGATGCGTTCTGTTTTGCCTTTTTTCACAAACATGAATTTATGGCTTGGGGCGGCAAAAACCTGAAAGACTTTAGTACGATGTTTTGGGTTTTCGCACAAATAGTAATGATAATTTTTGGTTTAATTATTTATTTTAAAAGGACGAAAAAGAAGACATAA
- a CDS encoding TonB-dependent receptor — MKLKYFLLLVATLFVTITTLCAQRIIKGKIIDKETKEAIAGVLISTNTGAAYHTHAISNLEGDFKMSIKEGDSLVFTDVNYQTKRIKIGSRVLIVELSLQNHRLDQVVVSGDRFNQNRKDIPAAISVVSKHTINETKATQLDQLVNKVPGVFMVDLGNEQHEMSIRQPMSTKSLFLYLEDGIPIRATGLYNHNALLEMNMAAMQRIEVLKGPASAQYGAEAVGGAINVITTSPPAIPSGKLSIQKDNNGYNRIDAQAGNTFGKFGAVLSGYFADRKNGPIAYSDFHKTAITLNTVYAFSNSLKWINSATYIDYYSDMSGSLDSAAFARKDFSSDYTFTYRRVKAFRAKSELEKQWNDHSNSRLTFMYRNNNTGQNPSYYIKDSRTNPLAASGQINDNRFQSFVGIAQHQQKFDWLQSKLTVGLSADISPSHYMANYINIQKNASGKYVSYTSPDSLLTKYSTGINNYAAFVQYELNPFNHLKIVGAARYDLFSYNFKNALSSSAVSGSPSSIQHFQRLTPKVGFTYNLNSIGFYGNYAQGFVPPQVTDLFNNVKVPFLKPQVFDNYEIGGWISFVRNILYVDWSLYRLDGTNEIISVRNDDGSFENANAGKTRHTGIEYGLHFTPNQQWELRVSGTDAQHKFIQDIEKGVDYSGNEMSTAPHFLFNTEAVYHPAFIKGFRIGVEWQKMGSYFMDDANTTKYKGFNVFNLRAGYQMENVELWVNALNVLNKYYSDIATKSSYGYSYNLGNPFTIAFGVSYHFGK; from the coding sequence ATGAAGCTTAAATATTTTTTATTGCTCGTAGCGACATTGTTCGTTACGATTACTACGTTATGTGCACAAAGGATTATTAAAGGGAAAATTATTGATAAAGAAACTAAGGAAGCTATAGCCGGTGTTCTCATTTCTACCAACACCGGTGCAGCATATCATACACATGCGATTTCCAACTTGGAAGGTGATTTTAAGATGAGCATAAAGGAGGGAGACTCGCTTGTATTTACGGATGTTAATTATCAAACAAAAAGGATTAAAATCGGTTCAAGAGTCTTAATTGTTGAGCTGTCATTACAGAACCACAGGTTAGACCAAGTGGTTGTTTCGGGTGATCGTTTCAACCAAAATAGAAAAGATATTCCCGCGGCTATTAGTGTAGTGAGTAAACATACGATCAATGAGACAAAGGCAACACAACTGGATCAATTGGTCAATAAAGTACCGGGCGTTTTTATGGTAGATCTGGGTAATGAGCAACACGAAATGAGTATTCGTCAGCCTATGAGTACCAAGAGTTTATTTTTGTATTTAGAAGATGGTATCCCTATTCGTGCCACTGGTTTATATAATCACAATGCTCTTTTAGAGATGAATATGGCTGCAATGCAGCGTATCGAAGTTTTAAAAGGGCCGGCATCTGCCCAATATGGTGCAGAAGCTGTTGGTGGAGCGATCAATGTAATTACAACATCGCCCCCTGCTATCCCATCAGGAAAACTAAGTATTCAAAAAGATAACAATGGTTATAATCGGATAGATGCGCAGGCTGGTAATACCTTTGGCAAGTTTGGTGCTGTATTAAGTGGCTATTTTGCAGATCGTAAAAACGGCCCCATTGCTTATAGCGATTTCCACAAAACAGCAATTACCTTAAATACTGTTTATGCATTTTCTAATTCGCTAAAATGGATAAATAGCGCGACTTATATTGATTACTATTCAGACATGTCCGGATCCTTGGATAGTGCTGCTTTTGCAAGAAAAGATTTTTCTTCGGATTATACTTTTACCTATCGTAGAGTAAAGGCATTTCGGGCAAAATCTGAATTGGAAAAACAATGGAACGACCATTCAAATAGTCGCCTTACTTTTATGTATCGTAACAATAACACAGGACAAAATCCTTCTTATTATATAAAAGATAGTAGAACAAACCCATTAGCGGCGAGTGGGCAAATTAATGATAATCGTTTTCAGAGTTTTGTAGGTATTGCACAACATCAACAAAAATTTGATTGGCTGCAAAGCAAATTGACTGTGGGTTTGAGCGCAGATATCAGCCCAAGTCATTATATGGCCAATTATATCAATATTCAAAAAAATGCTTCAGGGAAATATGTTAGTTATACAAGCCCTGATTCATTATTGACAAAATATAGCACAGGCATCAATAATTATGCTGCTTTTGTTCAATATGAATTGAATCCATTTAATCATTTGAAAATTGTGGGTGCGGCGCGTTATGATTTGTTTAGCTATAATTTTAAAAATGCTTTATCCAGTTCTGCAGTAAGTGGCTCGCCTTCTTCTATTCAGCACTTCCAAAGACTTACACCGAAAGTCGGCTTTACTTATAATCTAAATAGTATTGGTTTTTATGGAAACTATGCACAAGGGTTTGTCCCGCCTCAAGTGACCGATTTGTTCAATAATGTAAAAGTTCCGTTCTTGAAGCCACAGGTATTTGATAACTATGAAATAGGCGGTTGGATTTCTTTTGTAAGAAATATTTTGTATGTCGATTGGAGCTTGTACCGTTTAGATGGAACCAATGAAATTATCTCGGTAAGGAATGACGATGGTTCTTTTGAAAATGCGAATGCAGGGAAAACACGCCATACTGGTATCGAATATGGGCTGCATTTTACACCGAACCAACAATGGGAGCTACGTGTCAGCGGTACCGATGCGCAGCATAAATTTATTCAAGACATAGAGAAAGGGGTAGATTACAGTGGTAATGAGATGAGCACTGCACCACATTTTCTCTTCAACACAGAAGCTGTTTATCATCCCGCATTTATCAAAGGATTTAGGATAGGTGTAGAATGGCAAAAGATGGGAAGTTATTTTATGGATGATGCAAATACTACTAAATATAAGGGGTTCAATGTATTTAACCTGCGCGCAGGATACCAAATGGAAAATGTAGAACTATGGGTAAATGCTTTAAATGTTTTGAATAAATATTATTCCGATATAGCTACTAAATCCAGTTATGGATATAGCTACAATCTCGGAAACCCCTTTACCATTGCTTTTGGAGTCAGTTATCATTTTGGGAAATAA